The DNA region GGCGGGTCATATCGAGAGTGAGTCAGTCCTCCCCACGAACCCGGATCCAGGCATCAAGGGCTTTCGTATCCTTGATTAAGAAACACTATGGAAACGACTCCCTCCCATATTCCAGCTGTCAGCATCCGCGATCTCGAAAAGATCTTTCCCGTTCCCCTGCGTCGCCGTCAGGTTGTGGCACTGCGCGGTCTCTCCCTCGAGATTGCCCCGGGAAGTGTTTACGGACTGCTAGGCCCCAATGGATCAGGCAAGAGCACCACGCTGAAGATCCTGCTGGGTCTGGTCACCGCCACCTCGGGCACCTCGGAAATCTTCGGAGTGCCGAGTTCACATGTCGCCAGTCGTGTGGATGTCGGTTTCCTACCCGAGAATCCCTACTTTTATAAATTTCTCACCGGTGCGGAAACGATCGCCTTCTACGGGAAGCTCTGCGGTCTTACTGGAAGCAAACTCAAGGCACGCACCACCGAACTCCTCGACCTCGTCGGTCTCACCGAGGCGGGGGATCGCCGCGTCGGGAGCTATTCCAAGGGTATGCTTCAGCGCATTGGTCTCGCCCAGGCCATGGTCCATGACCCTCGCCTTCTGATTCTGGATGAACCGACCGCCGGTGTTGATCCCTCCGGATCTCGCCAAATCCGCAACCTGATCCTTCAGCTTAAGGCCCGCGGTAAGACGATCCTGCTGACCTCTCATCTACTGGAGCAAGTGCAGGAAGTCTGCGACCGCGTCGGCATCTTAGCAAAGGGGCATATGGTTCGGGAGGGCTCGCTCGATATCCTGACAGGCGTCAGCGGACAGACGGAATATATTATAGAGAACGCCTCACCTGATCTCCAGGAAGAGATCGCGCGTCTCGCGGCGTCCCGGGGAGCTCGTCTTATCACAGCCCGCCAACCTCAGATGGATCTGGAGACCGTCTTTCTGCAGGCCACGGAGGCGGCGAAGCCGCCGGGAGTTTAGACTGAAGACTGTTAGACTATTAGACTTTTAGGATCCATCCGTGAGAGATCACTCCAAACTCAGAGCGTTTGAACTGGCTGATGAAGTGACCCTCCATGTTTATCGAATTACACAGAAGTTCCCAAAAGAAGAGATATACGGTCTGACCTCCCAAATGAGAAGGGCAGCCGTTTCTGTGCCTTCGAATATCGTGGAAGGATGTGCTCGAGAAAGTGAAACAGAGTATCTGCGATTCCTCGAAATTGCTTTTGGCTCATTAAGGGAACTTCACTATCAATTAGGCCTATCCATGCGCTTGGGCTACTCCGAAGCACTTGAATATTCTGCCTGTGAAGCAAAGGTTATTGAGACAGAAAAAGTGCTGAGTGCACTGATCCGCTCACTCCGTAAAAGCTAACTCCCCCACCCCACTAACAGCCTAACAGTCTTCAGTCTAACAACCTTTTCAGCCTTCAGCCATCGCTTCTTCAGGATCCTCCTAACAGCCTAATAGCCTTTTCAGCCTTAAGTTCTCCTGCCTCTCCCTAACAGTCTAACAGCCTTCAGTCTAACAGCCTATCTCACCAATGAACTTCTTCATCACCGGCACCGATACCGACGCGGGAAAAACCTTCGTCACTGCCCTTCTCACCCGCAGCCTTAGGAAGGCTGGATTCGACACCGTGGCGATGAAGCCTATCTCCTGCGGGGAGCCAGGCGATACAGAGGCGCTCCGTGCGGCGGCGGACGACGAACTCTCAACCGAGGAAGTCACACCACTCTCCTACTCAGCTCCCCTCGCCCCGATTGAGGCTGCCCGTCTGGAGGGGAGGACTTTCAACCCCGCCGAGGTCATGCAGGCATTCCATCATCTCCGCAGTACCCACCGTTCCCTTCTCGTGGAGGGAGTCGGGGGATGGCTCGTGCCGCTATCGTCAACCTATGACGCCGCCGATCTCGCCAAGGAGATGAATCTTCCCGTCCTGCTTGTCGTCCGCAACAAGCTGGGCACCCTCAATCATGCCCTGCTCACCCTCGAGTCCATCAAGGCACGCGGACTGACCTGCGCGGGAATTGTTCTCAACAACCACCCCTCCGACGTGGCGGATCCGGCCCGCGAGGGGAACGGCCGCCTCCTTGCCGAACTCAGCGGAGTCCCGATCCTCTTCGAGATCTTCCCGGGACAGACCGACCTGGAACTCGCCGTAGCCTGAATTCAAATTAGTTTGGAACTCAGCAATAACCGATGCGAAGTACCGGCCGGGCAAGCCAACTCAAGAAATAAGAAGTTACTATTTTTTTACCACTTCTTCAGCTTTTATCCCCTCTTCCCGATTCATCATTCTTAATTCAAACCTCATCCTTTCCCTGCCATGCGCTCCTCAGGTCCCCAGATCGTTCTTGTCCGCCACGGTGAAACCGAGTGGAGCAAAAACGGCAGACATACTTCCTACAGCGAAATCCCCCTGACATTGGAGGGAGAGCGCCAAGCGGCTGCGCTCAAGCAGAAGCTCTCCGACTGGGACTTCAAACTGGTACTCTGCAGCCCGTACAAGAGGGCACAGCGCACCTGCGAGCTAGCCGGTCTGCTGGAGCATGCGGAGATCACTGAGGACCTGACCGAGTGGCACTACGGTGACTACGAGGGGATCACTACCAAGGAAATCCGCGTGAAGGATCCCAACTGGACCGTCTTCACCCATCCGACGCCGAACGGTGACTCCGCAGAGCAGGTTGCCGAGCGCTGCGACCGGGTTATTGCCCGCGCCAAGGCAGTCGGGGATGATGTCGTTCTCTTCGCCCATGGTCATGTCCTGCGTGTCCTGATAGCACGCTGGCTGGAGCTCCCTCCCATCGAGGGCCGTCATTTTGTGCTTCAGACCGGGATGATCAACATCCTGGGTTACGAGCACGAATCGACGGTCATCGTTTCGCTCAACGCCGAGTCCTTCCGCAACGATCCCCGCCGCGATTTTCATTCGCATTCAACAAGGCACTGAGGAGAGAGGCTCTCACTGGGATTAAGGAGACTAGGGAGATTGAGGGAACAGCTAACAGCATCTCTTTCATCCCCTTTATCCCTGTGCTTTTTTCCTGATTCCGTTATCCTCTCAGATCG from Verrucomicrobiota bacterium includes:
- a CDS encoding ABC transporter ATP-binding protein, encoding METTPSHIPAVSIRDLEKIFPVPLRRRQVVALRGLSLEIAPGSVYGLLGPNGSGKSTTLKILLGLVTATSGTSEIFGVPSSHVASRVDVGFLPENPYFYKFLTGAETIAFYGKLCGLTGSKLKARTTELLDLVGLTEAGDRRVGSYSKGMLQRIGLAQAMVHDPRLLILDEPTAGVDPSGSRQIRNLILQLKARGKTILLTSHLLEQVQEVCDRVGILAKGHMVREGSLDILTGVSGQTEYIIENASPDLQEEIARLAASRGARLITARQPQMDLETVFLQATEAAKPPGV
- a CDS encoding four helix bundle protein, which encodes MRDHSKLRAFELADEVTLHVYRITQKFPKEEIYGLTSQMRRAAVSVPSNIVEGCARESETEYLRFLEIAFGSLRELHYQLGLSMRLGYSEALEYSACEAKVIETEKVLSALIRSLRKS
- the bioD gene encoding dethiobiotin synthase, coding for MNFFITGTDTDAGKTFVTALLTRSLRKAGFDTVAMKPISCGEPGDTEALRAAADDELSTEEVTPLSYSAPLAPIEAARLEGRTFNPAEVMQAFHHLRSTHRSLLVEGVGGWLVPLSSTYDAADLAKEMNLPVLLVVRNKLGTLNHALLTLESIKARGLTCAGIVLNNHPSDVADPAREGNGRLLAELSGVPILFEIFPGQTDLELAVA
- a CDS encoding histidine phosphatase family protein, which codes for MRSSGPQIVLVRHGETEWSKNGRHTSYSEIPLTLEGERQAAALKQKLSDWDFKLVLCSPYKRAQRTCELAGLLEHAEITEDLTEWHYGDYEGITTKEIRVKDPNWTVFTHPTPNGDSAEQVAERCDRVIARAKAVGDDVVLFAHGHVLRVLIARWLELPPIEGRHFVLQTGMINILGYEHESTVIVSLNAESFRNDPRRDFHSHSTRH